Sequence from the Desulfomonilia bacterium genome:
CTCCTTGATGTGACAATGCCTGAAATGAACGGTGATGAGGTCTTCAGGGAAATTCGGCTCATCAACCCGGAGATGCCGGTAATAATGAGCAGCGGATATGGCGAGCAGGAAGTGGTGAGCCGTTTTGAGGAAAACAATCTGTCGGGATTCGTACAGAAACCGTATCATTCCGACACCCTTAAAAGCGTAATAAGAAAGGCCCTGGCCAAACAATAGATCCCCCCAGCTATTTAACACTCAGAATTCATTCATTGATTTTGATGCCCAAGGATTCAGGCTGAAATATTATTTCGTACGGTCTAAAGAAATTGAATATTATATCCGTTATAAACAATAGAATGTTCAATAATTTTGAAGGAGACTCTTGAAATGTCTTCAATATGGTTGATCATTTGTTCCATTGCGGCGTTCGCTGTTGCTTACAGATATTACGGGGCCTTTATCGCCGCCAAGGTACTGGCTCTTGACCCGGCAAAAATGACCCCGGCATATAAGCTCCGCGATGGTGTCGACTACCAGCCCACCAATAAATGGGTGCTTTTCGGGCACCACTTCGCAGCTATATCAGGTGCCGGACCGCTGATCGGACCCGTATTGGCTGCACAGTGGGGGTTCCTTCCCGGATACTCGTGGATAATAGTCGGGGCATGCCTGGGCGGCGCCGTACATGACATCACCATCCTCCTTCTCTCGGTAAGGCATGACGGAAAGTCGTTCCCCGATATCGTTAAATCCATGCTCGGCCGCAGGGCATGGCTTGCTGCTTCCATCGCGACATTTTTCAGCCTGATAGCGGTGCTGGCAAGCACATCGGTCGTTGTAGTGAACGCGCTCGCACTAAGCTCATGGAGTGTATTCGTCATATTCATAACCATCATAGCAGCACTCATCACAGGTCTCTGGATGTACAGGATCCGGCCGGGAAAAATCTTCGAGGCCAGCCTGATCGGCATTATAATAGTTCTTGCAGGCGTATTCATAGGAAACCCTTTTTCGAATTCCCCTTACGGACACCTGTTCATGTTCAGCAAACACACAATGTCGATAATCCTTCCGTCATACATACTTATCGCCTCCATCCTGCCGGTCTGGGTACTGATGTGCCCCAGGGACTACCTGAGTTCATACATGAAGATCGGTGTCGTCATCGTGCTGGCGGTCGGGATACTTCTTGCAAACCCGCATCTCAACATGCCCGCACTCTCACCATTTTTACACAACGGCCCGATAATAAGCGGAGGTGTATGGCCGTTCATGTTCATCACCATCATGTGCGGCGCGGTTTCGGGCTGGCATGCACTGGTTTCGACGGGCACGACACCCAAGATGCTCATGAATGAAAAGCACGCGCTTCCCATCGGTTTCGGCGCAATGCTTACCGAAGGGTTCGTTGCGGTCATGGCACTCATCGCCGCATGCGTGCTCCAGCCCGGAGATTATTTCGCAATCAACATGCCCCAGGATACAGATAAACAGAAGGCCGCCTATGTCTCTTTCGTAAACGACAGCTCGGCGGGAACTCAGATGAATCTCAACCCTGTCGACCTGAAAACGCTCGAAGACGAAACCGAGGAGAAACTCGCAGGAAGGACAGGCGGCGGGGTAACACTCGCCGTAGGCATGGCCAAACTCTTCACCCACCTGCCGGGCATGAAAAAACTCGGCTCCTACTGGTATCACTTCATCATCATGTTCGAGGCGCTCTTCATAATGACGCTGCTGGAGACAGGCACGCGTGTGGGCAGGTACATTCTGCAGGACGTTATAATAAAGGAGTCGAGGGTGAAAACGAACCACTACGACTGGAGGCTCAACATCATGACGAGCTTTGCAGTCTGCTTCTGCTGGGGATACCTGCTATATACCGGGACTCTCAATTCCCTGTGGACGCTCTTCGGCATATCCAATCAGCTTTTTGCGGCCACAGTGCTGGCCGTCGGCACATGCTGGATTCTTCAGAACTCTGCAAAAAGGAAATACGCTCTCATAACCGCACTGCCCTGTTTGTTTTTAACCGTTACGGCAACCACCGCCGGAGTAATAAGCATAGGGAGGTGGGGAAAAGCGTTTGCAGGCATCCCTTCAAGTGACATCACCGGCATCATCATGCAGATAATACTTATTGGCATGGCCTTTCTTCTGATAATATCGTCGCTGTACATGGTCTACATGTCTTTCATGAGACCGTTAAAGGGAGATTATGCAGATAACGTTCGATGAAAATAAACAGATATTCCACCTGAGAGCGGGTGGCGCCAGCTATATAATGAAGGCCGCCTATGGTGAACTCCTGCATCTGTACTGGGGAAAGGCCCTGAGCGACCCGGACTGCTCGTACCTGCTCAGGCCTGCCATGAGAGCGTTCTCTCCGGATACCCACCCTGACGAGCTTGGCATATCTCTCGATATCCTTCCTCTTGAATATCCGTCATCAGGCACAGGAGATTTCAGGCAGCCAGCATTCATCGTCGAGACCGCGGACGGAGCAAGACTGGCAGAGCTCAAATATTCAGGCCATAAAATACTTACCGGCAAACCGGCGCTTCCCGGCCTTCCTTCAACTTATATCGAGATGCTCTACGAGGCGGATACGCTCATCGTCGAGATGAGGGATGACGTCATCGGGCTTGCGGTGGAACTCACATATACCACCTTCAGAAATTATGACGCCATCGCACGTTCGGCCAGGTTTATCAATAATTCCGGTTCCGATATAAAAATATTGAACGCCATGAGCGCAAGCGTCGATTTCATGGACGCAAACTACGATATGCTCCAGCTCTCGGGAGCATGGGCGCGCGAAAGGCATGTCGAAATCAGGCCGCTCGCGCCGGGCACCCAGTCGATTGAAAGCAGGCGCGGTACATCCAGCCACCAGCAGAACCCTTTCATGGCGCTTATCAGCAAGGGATGCACGGAATTTTCGGGCGAGGCCTACGGGTTCTCCCTCGTCTATTCGGGCAATTTCCTCGCCACGGTCGAGGTCGATCAGTTCTCGACAGCAAGAGCCTCGGTAGGCATAAACCCATACTGTTTCTCATGGGTACTCAAACCCGGCGAAAGCTTTCAGACGCCCGAGGCAGTTCTGGTCTATTCAGCAGAAGGGATTTCCGGCATGTCGGACACGTACCACAGGCTCTATCGGAACAACCTGTGCAGGGGCATCCACAGGGACATTCCCCGGCCTGTTCTTATCAATAATTGGGAAGCAACCTACTTTGAATTCAACGAGGAGAAGCTTCTCGAAATTGCAAAGGCCGCTTCAGCAATCGGGGTCGAGCTTTTCGTACTCGACGACGGCTGGTTCGGCGTTCGCAACGAGGACAACTGCTCTCTGGGCGACTGGGTCGTGAACACGGACAAGCTCCCGGGCGGCATAAAAGGGATTGCCGAAAAGGTCAACGCGCTCGGCATGAAATTCGGACTCTGGTTCGAACCCGAGATGATATCAAAGGACAGCGATCTCTACAGGGCTCACCCTGACTGGTGCCTTCATGTAAAAGGAAGAAGACGGACCGACTCGAGAAATCAGCTCGTGCTCGACCTGTCCAGACCCGAGGTGTGCAACTACATCATCAACAGCGTAAGCGCCGTGCTCAAGAGCGCGCCGATCGCATACGTCAAATGGGACATGAATAGAAGCCTTCTTGAAGTCGCTTCTATTTCGCTGTCTTCAGAAAAGAAACAGGAAACATTCCACCGATATATGCTCGGACTATACCGCGTGCTCGAAACCATAACCTCCGCATTTCCCGAAATCCTCTTTGAGAGCTGTTCGGGAGGAGGCGGCAGGTTCGACCCCGGCATGCTTCACTACATGCCGCAGACATGGACCAGCGACGATACGGACGCGGTCGAGCGCCTCAAGATCCAGCATGGCACCAGTATTGTCTATCCTGTAATCTCAATGGGGGCACACGTTTCAGCTGTTCCGAATCACCAGGTGCATCGTTCGACGCCTCTGATAGCACGTATCCACACGGCCATGGCCGGTAATTTAGGGCTTGAGCTCGACCTGTCGAAACTCTCGCAGGATGAAACAGCCATTCTCAAAACTCATATCGACCTGTACAAAAAAGAAATAAGGGACACAGTTCAGTTCGGTAGAATGTACAGACTTATAAGCCCGTTCGAAAGTAACATGACGGCCTGGCTTTTTGTAAACGAGGACCAGTCAAAGGCTGTGCTATTCTTTTTCCGTGTGCTTGCCGAGGCGCAGGAGCCCTTCAGGACAATAAGGCTTACCGGTCTTGACCCTGAAAAAACATACAGGGAAGCCGTATTCGGAGCCCGGTACAAGGGTGATACCCTGATGAAGGCGGGGCTTCCTTCGCCTATTTTCATTGGAGATTATGGCAGCGCGCTGATAAGGTTTGAGGCTGTTTGACCTTTTCAATTTGAAAAAAGGAAAAGCCCCGGTTTATCATTACCGGGACCTTCTTTTTCATTTATCGCTTCCCAGTATTATCGGCAGGCCTGTTTTGGTGTTGCCTATGACAACCACCTTTGTATTCTGGCTGTTGGCGAGTTTCTCGGTCGCCTCGATCCCTTTCCATTCAAGCAGCTGCGGGCTTATGCCCTGGGCCACTATTTTCTGGAAGTCAGCGATGCCCTGCGCTTCGATTCGTTTGCGCTCGGCCTCCTGCTGCTCCTTCTGAAGCACGAACTTCATCTGCTCGGCCTCCTGTTCGCGTTTGAGTTTTTCCTGAATGGCGTTTGCCACAACCGTCGGAAGGCCTATCTTCCTGAGCAGCACCTGCTCGGTTATTATGCCTCGGTCTTTTGTTATCTTTGAATACAGTTCCTTGACCTCTCCCGCAAGCTTGTCCCTTTCAGCCGAATACAGCGTTTTCGCATCATATGAAGCCGTAATTTCCCGGATGGCTGAACGCAGCTGGGGTTCAACAATAATTTCCTGATAGCTTTTGCCCACTGTTTTATAAATATTCACGGCCCTGGCAGGGTCTATCCTGTAGATAAGAGAGACATCCAGATTTATTATAAGTCCTTCCCGCGACGGGGTGTCTGCCTCTTCCATAATCGTCAGGGACCTTGTGGACATCTTGATAACTTTAGTAAAAGGGATGATCAGCCTTATCCCTGGAGAGAGCGTGTCGCTGGACACATAGCCGAAAAAGTCCTTAACACCGACATATCCGGCAGGAATAACCACTATGGGCCTTGCTGAAAAGAGGATTACCAGCACCACTACCGCAACCACTATAAGGATCCCTTTTGATCTGAATGCGCCTGTTTCCATTCTACTCCCTCCTTGCAATCAATTTATTCCGGGCAATAAAAAAGGCTGTCTGAGACAGCCTTCCTATTTCTTATATGTCCCGTTCGATTCAACACGCTTTTTGACGCCTTCCATATAGCCCGGAAGCGTGCTGTTCGTCATGAACCTTTCCGCAAAACCGGGAACCGGTACCGATGTTTCCACAATCGGCGCATAGTAGTAAACTGTCTTTTTTCCGTTATCATAAGGTTCGATATATTCAAATCCTTCGACGTTTTTGAGTCCGCTTGTGGCCCTGGTTATCTTTATCCCCTTCTTCTGGTATTCATCCACAAGATGCTGAGAAACAAGGCTCCAATCCTGCCTCATGTTTTTCCCGTCGAACTTTACATCCAGAGTATAAATAACGGTGAGAACGGGAAACTTGAGCTTGCCTTCAAAAAGGACCTCTCCCGTCTCGCCGGGTTCAATGGGTTTGATAACACCGACTGTTTTGTAGTATTCAAGACCGGGTACGAACTCCCCCATGGAATTCCAGTCGCAAAGATATTTCCAGGTATTCTCTGGTGTAGAGTTGATAAGAAGCACGCCTATGCCCCTTTTCTTCTTGCCTTCTCCCTCAACCTTCATCTCGACTGTGAACGTCTGGAGCTTTCCCGCTTCCAGCTTTGCCTTGTCTATCTTGAGATTCAGCTTTTCCTGCGCAAACAATGCACCAGGAAGAAAAAAAACAAAACCAATCAAAACTGCAACTATTCTTCTCATTTTATTCCCCTTTGTATTTTTTTATATTCGATGAAATATATTCCGCACATCTTGCGGCAAACGCCATTATTGTTACCTGCTGATTGACGCCTAGCGAAGTCGGAAACGGACTGCCGTCAGGTATGAACAGGCCTTTTATATCATGAGATTCAAGATTTGTATCGACAACTGATTTTCCGGGATCATTTCCCATACGGCATGTCCCCAGCGGATTAAATGCCATGATCTCAAAGTGCCATGGTTTAATTTTGAGGTTTCTGAAGCGGTTAAGCTCCTCCCTGCTGTTGATGACCGGCATGGTACTGCAGCAGGTGAATACCCTTTTAGCGCCGGCGGCAAGAAACATCTCCGCAGTTATGCACAATCCCTTGTGAAGCTTCCCCGCATCCTCCCGGTTCATTGAATAGTACGCCCGAAAGGCTTGACCGAACATTGCCGGTTTCACACTGCCCCGGGTCGAGTCGCTAATCATGACACCGAAAGCAGCAAGATTTTTATAATGCTTCATAAGGTATTTGTGCTCCTCCCCCACACCGGGTAACGCCATTGCCATAACCCCGGGCGGGACAAACATCCCTTCAAGCATTATGCCCTCATCCATGAAGGCGTCTATATAACAGCCCTGTGAAACCCCGTAATGGCCGTTCACCTCTTCGTCCATCTCGGCCACAACTCTTCCGCACGGGTGGATCGTCAAACCTTTTCCGACAAGGCCGGATGTGTTGGCAAGTCTGTTCTTAAGCAGGAATGCTGGAGTTATGAGAGCCCCCATTGCAAGGCAGACCACATCGGCCTTTACTTTTACCCTGTAGCGCCTCCTTTTTGTCATCGGGTCGATTATGAGACCTTCAACACCTCTGACGCGACCGTTCTCGACATTAACCTTTGTAGCCCTGCAATTGGCGTATATATCAGCACCCGCTGCAGCCGCACCGGGAATATATGTTACGTCCATTGACTGCTTGGCGCCCCTGATACAGCCCCACTGGCAGCTTCCGGCGCCTTTACAGTCCCTGACGTTATGTTTGAGCGGCTTTGCCTCATACCCCAGAGCGTTTGCCCCTCTCTTCACTATCTGATAGCTATTCCCAAGTATGTCTTCACTCAGCTCCGTAACATTGATCTCTCTTTCGACTTTATCGAAATATCCGCTCAGCACGTCATAATCGATACCTTCGCAGCCATATTCAGTGATCCATTTTTCAACGACACCGCGCGGCGTTCTCATGCATATCGCGGAATTGACAGTCGTCGTACCGCCTACCGTCATGCCCATTGTTATTGACACCGGAGGCAATCCAAAAGCGATCGTTGCCCCGCCGTCACGGTACATCATACCCATCATGTTGCCGGGGTCCTGATTGAAATCTTTTTCTGTAAAATATCCGCCCTCTTCCAGCACTACGACCTTAAGCCCCTTTACGGCAAGCTCCTTTGCAACGACTGCCCCTCCGGCGCCTGAACCGATAATGCATACATCGGCCTTTATATCTACATGGCCCTTTATATCCTTACATTCCTTAATCATATTTGACCCCTAGCCTCTGACACCTTTATACCCCTGACTGTTATCGAATTTTTCTTTGTATCCTATGGCATCCTTCACTTCGATGATTCCGTAAAAAGCGGGAAACACAAGCACTTTGACTATCAGCAATGAAAACGGCCCAGGAAACGCGGAATTCTCGATGAGATGCAGAAGTTCGGTTCGCTCCTGTTCATCCATATTGACAAGCTGTTTGAATTTTCCCATAAAAATGACAGGCCAGGCATAATTCAGTATATGCACCATCACCCTGAGCGTAAACCGGGTAACAAAAGGCATTCTTGAAAGTATGAAATCCGTCCTGGGAAGCCACTTGTCTTCAATATCGGCAGCCCCGAGTTCGAAGCTGGCACCTCCTCTGGGAATTATTCCGCCTGCCATTGCGGCGATAATCTTCGCATCTTTTTTGCTAAGAACTTTATAAGGCATACCTGTCTCCTTAGAAGGCATCAAATAATATCAGGATTTTACCAACCTTAAAGATTTCAGGAAATCATACATTTCTCTCAACGGGAAATACACAATGGAACTGGATATGATTTTTTCTGTTGCCATATCAGATATAGTTCCATAGCAGGTGACATGCGTCCTGTGAAGATTCCACGGCCATATGTTCACCTTTTCACCCACATATCTGTATCCCCTGTCATCGTCCCCTTTGAAATCGAGCTCGTAGCGGATCTTACGTTCCGAGAAATACATGAGTTTCAGATATCCTTTGCAGTCGGCCTTGTTTACCAGACCACCCACTGTAATAAAACCACTGGCGCTGCTCACAAGAAACTCTTTTGAGCGGGGATTCAGGAATTTGAAAAGATCGCCGTTGCCCCATGTCAGGGAAAAATTAATGGGCAGTTCCCTTCCGCCGTAAGAGCCGTCGGAAAAAGTATGTGTCCCGATCATTATTTCATCCATCTTGAATCCAACCATGATACCCTCACAACCCTGCCTGTTTTTTGATAAGATACGAGGCAAATGAAAAAAGATCAAAGTCGGGGAAACAACCCCATCTCATTAAATTTATTGATGTTTATTAAAGCATCTGCAAAAGTAGCGTATTGGCCGTTTTTTGTCAAAGAAAAAGATGTTAGTATATCAG
This genomic interval carries:
- a CDS encoding carbon starvation protein A, whose product is MSSIWLIICSIAAFAVAYRYYGAFIAAKVLALDPAKMTPAYKLRDGVDYQPTNKWVLFGHHFAAISGAGPLIGPVLAAQWGFLPGYSWIIVGACLGGAVHDITILLLSVRHDGKSFPDIVKSMLGRRAWLAASIATFFSLIAVLASTSVVVVNALALSSWSVFVIFITIIAALITGLWMYRIRPGKIFEASLIGIIIVLAGVFIGNPFSNSPYGHLFMFSKHTMSIILPSYILIASILPVWVLMCPRDYLSSYMKIGVVIVLAVGILLANPHLNMPALSPFLHNGPIISGGVWPFMFITIMCGAVSGWHALVSTGTTPKMLMNEKHALPIGFGAMLTEGFVAVMALIAACVLQPGDYFAINMPQDTDKQKAAYVSFVNDSSAGTQMNLNPVDLKTLEDETEEKLAGRTGGGVTLAVGMAKLFTHLPGMKKLGSYWYHFIIMFEALFIMTLLETGTRVGRYILQDVIIKESRVKTNHYDWRLNIMTSFAVCFCWGYLLYTGTLNSLWTLFGISNQLFAATVLAVGTCWILQNSAKRKYALITALPCLFLTVTATTAGVISIGRWGKAFAGIPSSDITGIIMQIILIGMAFLLIISSLYMVYMSFMRPLKGDYADNVR
- a CDS encoding alpha-galactosidase, which produces MQITFDENKQIFHLRAGGASYIMKAAYGELLHLYWGKALSDPDCSYLLRPAMRAFSPDTHPDELGISLDILPLEYPSSGTGDFRQPAFIVETADGARLAELKYSGHKILTGKPALPGLPSTYIEMLYEADTLIVEMRDDVIGLAVELTYTTFRNYDAIARSARFINNSGSDIKILNAMSASVDFMDANYDMLQLSGAWARERHVEIRPLAPGTQSIESRRGTSSHQQNPFMALISKGCTEFSGEAYGFSLVYSGNFLATVEVDQFSTARASVGINPYCFSWVLKPGESFQTPEAVLVYSAEGISGMSDTYHRLYRNNLCRGIHRDIPRPVLINNWEATYFEFNEEKLLEIAKAASAIGVELFVLDDGWFGVRNEDNCSLGDWVVNTDKLPGGIKGIAEKVNALGMKFGLWFEPEMISKDSDLYRAHPDWCLHVKGRRRTDSRNQLVLDLSRPEVCNYIINSVSAVLKSAPIAYVKWDMNRSLLEVASISLSSEKKQETFHRYMLGLYRVLETITSAFPEILFESCSGGGGRFDPGMLHYMPQTWTSDDTDAVERLKIQHGTSIVYPVISMGAHVSAVPNHQVHRSTPLIARIHTAMAGNLGLELDLSKLSQDETAILKTHIDLYKKEIRDTVQFGRMYRLISPFESNMTAWLFVNEDQSKAVLFFFRVLAEAQEPFRTIRLTGLDPEKTYREAVFGARYKGDTLMKAGLPSPIFIGDYGSALIRFEAV
- a CDS encoding prohibitin family protein, which produces METGAFRSKGILIVVAVVVLVILFSARPIVVIPAGYVGVKDFFGYVSSDTLSPGIRLIIPFTKVIKMSTRSLTIMEEADTPSREGLIINLDVSLIYRIDPARAVNIYKTVGKSYQEIIVEPQLRSAIREITASYDAKTLYSAERDKLAGEVKELYSKITKDRGIITEQVLLRKIGLPTVVANAIQEKLKREQEAEQMKFVLQKEQQEAERKRIEAQGIADFQKIVAQGISPQLLEWKGIEATEKLANSQNTKVVVIGNTKTGLPIILGSDK
- a CDS encoding GMC family oxidoreductase; this encodes MIKECKDIKGHVDIKADVCIIGSGAGGAVVAKELAVKGLKVVVLEEGGYFTEKDFNQDPGNMMGMMYRDGGATIAFGLPPVSITMGMTVGGTTTVNSAICMRTPRGVVEKWITEYGCEGIDYDVLSGYFDKVEREINVTELSEDILGNSYQIVKRGANALGYEAKPLKHNVRDCKGAGSCQWGCIRGAKQSMDVTYIPGAAAAGADIYANCRATKVNVENGRVRGVEGLIIDPMTKRRRYRVKVKADVVCLAMGALITPAFLLKNRLANTSGLVGKGLTIHPCGRVVAEMDEEVNGHYGVSQGCYIDAFMDEGIMLEGMFVPPGVMAMALPGVGEEHKYLMKHYKNLAAFGVMISDSTRGSVKPAMFGQAFRAYYSMNREDAGKLHKGLCITAEMFLAAGAKRVFTCCSTMPVINSREELNRFRNLKIKPWHFEIMAFNPLGTCRMGNDPGKSVVDTNLESHDIKGLFIPDGSPFPTSLGVNQQVTIMAFAARCAEYISSNIKKYKGE